A single genomic interval of Bradyrhizobium japonicum USDA 6 harbors:
- a CDS encoding amino acid ABC transporter permease, translated as MKGFWHDAVEFFPILMSGVALTIVVTIGSLLLSTVLGLIWAMMRVSGIKVLSMLSASLINVIRGIPIIVLLFYLYFVMPDLGVTLSALQAAILGLGIAYSAYQAENFRAGIEAIDKGQIEAAQSIGMGWWLTMRRVVLPQAVRIVLPPYGNVMIMMLKDSSQASTITVAELALQGKLIASSTFKNTNVFTLVALMYLTMSIPLILLVRHFEKRAGKK; from the coding sequence ATGAAAGGCTTCTGGCACGACGCCGTCGAATTCTTCCCGATCCTGATGAGCGGCGTCGCGCTGACGATCGTCGTCACCATCGGCTCGCTGCTGCTCTCGACGGTGCTGGGTCTGATCTGGGCGATGATGCGGGTCTCCGGCATCAAGGTGCTTTCGATGCTCAGCGCCAGCCTGATCAACGTGATCCGCGGCATCCCGATCATCGTGCTGTTGTTCTATCTCTATTTCGTGATGCCCGATCTCGGCGTCACGCTGTCGGCCTTGCAGGCCGCGATCCTCGGGCTTGGCATCGCCTATTCGGCCTACCAGGCCGAGAATTTCCGCGCGGGCATCGAGGCGATCGACAAGGGCCAGATCGAGGCGGCGCAGTCGATCGGCATGGGCTGGTGGCTCACCATGCGCCGCGTGGTGTTGCCGCAGGCGGTGCGCATCGTGCTGCCGCCCTACGGCAACGTCATGATCATGATGCTGAAGGATTCGTCGCAAGCCTCCACCATCACGGTCGCCGAGCTTGCCCTTCAGGGCAAGCTGATCGCGTCCTCGACCTTCAAGAACACCAACGTGTTCACGCTTGTTGCGCTGATGTACCTCACCATGAGCATCCCGCTGATCCTGCTGGTCCGTCACTTCGAGAAGCGGGCGGGCAAGAAATGA
- a CDS encoding ABC transporter substrate-binding protein gives MKRFGLAAVAALAIAAVMPASAQQVLKVGSTPTGIPFTFLDTKTNTIQGIMVDIVTEVGKDAGLSVQIEPMSFSALIPSLTSGKIDIIAAAMFITAPRKEVVDFSDPIYTYGEGLVVPKSDTKAYTTQDDLKGETVGAQVGTAFVDALKKSGLFADVKAYDTIPDILRDVNTGRLKAGYADYPILAYNLKQGGFPEVRLVDGYKPVTVGSVGIGVRKGEAALLGKINASLAKLKANGTIDKILEKWGQKAQG, from the coding sequence ATGAAGCGTTTTGGTCTGGCCGCGGTCGCGGCGCTCGCGATTGCAGCGGTGATGCCGGCTTCGGCGCAACAGGTGCTGAAGGTCGGCTCGACGCCGACAGGCATTCCCTTCACCTTCCTCGACACCAAGACCAACACCATCCAGGGCATCATGGTCGACATCGTCACCGAAGTCGGCAAGGACGCCGGCCTCAGCGTGCAGATCGAGCCGATGTCATTCTCCGCGCTGATCCCGTCGCTGACATCGGGCAAGATCGACATCATTGCGGCTGCGATGTTCATCACGGCGCCGCGCAAGGAGGTCGTCGACTTCTCCGATCCGATCTACACCTACGGCGAAGGCCTGGTGGTCCCGAAGAGCGACACCAAGGCCTATACAACGCAGGATGATCTGAAGGGCGAGACGGTCGGCGCCCAGGTCGGCACCGCCTTCGTCGATGCGCTGAAGAAGTCCGGCCTGTTCGCCGACGTCAAGGCCTACGACACCATCCCGGACATCCTGCGCGACGTGAACACCGGTCGCCTCAAGGCCGGCTACGCCGACTATCCGATCCTCGCCTACAATCTGAAGCAGGGCGGTTTTCCCGAGGTGCGTCTGGTCGACGGCTACAAGCCCGTTACCGTCGGCTCGGTCGGCATCGGCGTCCGCAAGGGCGAGGCCGCGCTGCTCGGCAAGATCAACGCTTCGCTGGCGAAGCTGAAAGCCAACGGCACCATCGACAAGATCCTCGAGAAGTGGGGTCAGAAGGCGCAGGGTTGA